A window of the Gemmatirosa kalamazoonensis genome harbors these coding sequences:
- a CDS encoding GDSL-type esterase/lipase family protein, producing the protein MKPLLSLVLALAATTPAAQPPAIDRQALEQDHRNMMDQLGIRRLRPGPSGNEQAPNHANYDTALANPFPKLPDVLTLRNGRKVTTPALWAKRRAEIVDDFEREVYGRIPKNVPKVTWSVAETDTGTVGGRRVVGRQLLAHVDNSAYPAITVDFPVTLVLPADAKGPVPVMIMFRGGSLAQVLGTRDSGLGTRGGRVPSPESRVPSADAPPTEQLVVDGWGFAFVNPNTIQADNGAGLTRGIIGLVNKGQPRKPDDWGALRAWAWGASRTLDYLETDRAVNAKQVSVEGVSRYGKAALVTMAFDPRFAAVLIGSSGKGGATLHRRNWGEAVESLTGSGEYHWMAGNYLKYGADSAAFGHGDPSQLSVDSHELLALCAPRLTFVSYGVPEKGDAKWLDHQGSFMAAIAAQPVFRLLGAKDLGRSDDYTTERMPPVNVGLLDGQLAWRQHDGGHTDAPNVKYFLSWADRFYGRSYTPAPPVRDSGLGTRDSSAPSPQSRVPSPAIQPWPADRPRARTDSNSMIAHRQLLAKRTQGKIDVYYEGDSITRRWGATDYPQFLENWKQNFFGWNAADFGWGADRIENMLWRIDEGELDGVNPKVIVLLAGTNNLPGPGTEDEKVADITRGLRALVGRFRQKAPGATVVLTGITPRTGSPEMAHAIVRINENLARMADGRTIRYVNVNDKLGDADGKPLDGMTMDGLHPTVKGYQIWADALKPILREILGPPKATDQAPPPTGDPSAKKP; encoded by the coding sequence GTGAAGCCGCTCCTCTCGCTCGTCCTCGCGCTCGCGGCGACGACCCCCGCCGCGCAGCCGCCCGCCATCGACCGCCAGGCCCTCGAGCAGGACCATCGGAACATGATGGACCAGCTCGGGATCCGACGGCTCCGGCCCGGCCCGAGCGGCAACGAGCAGGCGCCGAACCACGCGAACTACGACACGGCGCTCGCGAACCCGTTCCCGAAGCTCCCCGACGTCCTCACGCTGAGGAACGGGCGCAAGGTCACGACGCCCGCGCTCTGGGCGAAGCGGCGCGCCGAGATCGTCGACGACTTCGAGCGCGAGGTGTACGGGCGCATCCCGAAGAACGTGCCGAAGGTCACGTGGTCGGTCGCGGAGACCGACACCGGGACCGTCGGCGGACGACGGGTCGTCGGCCGGCAGCTCCTCGCGCACGTCGACAACTCCGCCTACCCGGCGATCACCGTCGACTTCCCGGTGACGCTCGTGCTGCCGGCGGACGCGAAAGGGCCCGTGCCCGTGATGATCATGTTCCGCGGCGGATCGCTGGCGCAGGTGCTCGGGACTCGGGACTCGGGACTCGGGACTCGGGGGGGACGAGTCCCGAGTCCCGAGTCCCGAGTCCCGAGCGCCGACGCGCCGCCCACCGAGCAACTCGTCGTCGACGGCTGGGGCTTCGCGTTCGTGAACCCGAACACCATCCAGGCCGACAACGGCGCCGGGCTCACGCGGGGCATCATCGGCCTCGTGAACAAGGGACAGCCGCGCAAGCCGGACGACTGGGGCGCGCTGCGCGCGTGGGCGTGGGGCGCGTCGCGCACGCTCGACTACCTCGAGACCGACCGCGCGGTGAACGCGAAGCAGGTCAGCGTCGAGGGCGTGTCGCGCTACGGCAAGGCGGCGCTCGTGACGATGGCGTTCGACCCGCGCTTCGCCGCGGTGCTCATCGGCTCGTCGGGCAAGGGGGGCGCGACGCTGCACCGCCGCAACTGGGGCGAGGCGGTCGAGAGCCTGACGGGCTCCGGCGAGTACCACTGGATGGCGGGCAACTACCTGAAGTACGGCGCCGACTCGGCCGCGTTCGGGCACGGCGACCCGAGCCAGCTCTCCGTCGACTCGCACGAGCTGCTCGCGCTGTGCGCGCCGCGCCTCACGTTCGTCAGCTACGGCGTCCCCGAGAAGGGCGACGCGAAGTGGCTCGACCACCAGGGAAGCTTCATGGCGGCGATCGCCGCGCAGCCGGTGTTCCGACTGTTGGGCGCGAAGGACCTCGGCCGCTCCGACGACTACACGACGGAGCGGATGCCGCCGGTGAACGTCGGCCTGCTCGACGGCCAGCTCGCGTGGCGCCAGCACGATGGCGGCCACACGGACGCCCCGAACGTGAAGTACTTCCTGAGCTGGGCGGACCGCTTCTACGGGCGCTCGTACACGCCCGCGCCGCCGGTTCGGGACTCGGGACTCGGGACGCGGGACTCGTCCGCCCCGAGTCCCCAGTCCCGAGTCCCGAGTCCCGCGATTCAGCCGTGGCCCGCCGACCGCCCGCGCGCCCGCACGGACTCGAACTCGATGATCGCGCACCGGCAGCTGCTCGCCAAGCGCACGCAGGGGAAGATCGACGTCTACTACGAGGGTGACTCGATCACGCGGCGGTGGGGCGCCACCGACTACCCGCAGTTCCTCGAGAACTGGAAGCAGAACTTCTTCGGCTGGAACGCGGCCGACTTCGGGTGGGGGGCCGACCGCATCGAGAACATGCTGTGGCGGATCGACGAGGGAGAGCTCGACGGCGTGAACCCGAAGGTGATCGTGCTGCTCGCCGGCACGAACAACCTCCCGGGCCCGGGAACCGAGGACGAGAAGGTCGCCGACATCACGCGCGGGCTGCGCGCGCTCGTCGGCCGCTTCCGGCAGAAGGCGCCCGGCGCCACGGTGGTGCTCACGGGCATCACTCCGCGCACCGGATCACCGGAGATGGCGCACGCGATCGTGCGCATCAACGAGAACCTCGCGCGCATGGCCGACGGCCGGACCATCCGTTACGTGAACGTGAACGACAAGCTCGGCGACGCCGACGGCAAGCCGCTCGACGGGATGACCATGGACGGCCTGCATCCCACGGTGAAGGGCTACCAGATCTGGGCCGACGCGCTGAAGCCGATCCTGCGCGAGATCCTCGGCCCGCCGAAGGCGACGGACCAGGCGCCGCCGCCGACCGGCGATCCGAGCGCGAAGAAGCCGTGA
- a CDS encoding Gfo/Idh/MocA family protein, with the protein MDNNDVSRRSFLGTVGTVASGAFAFTIVPRHVLGGPGYVAPSDRVNVAIVGAGGQGMSNARALVAGGQNVAVLVDVDYGFVDRQVANSTRPRPNAPNAPNPQQANVGAQLADQYAKATRYADFRVMLEKEKGIDGVVIATPDHGHAVQAIAAMQAGKAVYVQKPLTWSVAEARALAATAKRTGVVTQMGNQGHSFDGTRQMVEWIRAGLIGPVREVHIWTNRPIWPQGIPRPTTEALYTPPRGPVTAGGDGGVRAAAGGGPNGTPNGPTAPGGAPAIDWTARDMQRTFATLMASGLTAPPPGLNWDLFIGPSPMVPYHPIYHPFNWRGWTDWGMGALGDMGAHLVDQPFWALDLDLPTSIEATSSPFGLDVDASPATYPQAMTVHYEFAARGKMPPVKMSWYDGGLMPPRPEHLPDDVVLDRSGGGYFVGTKGIILYATYGNNPRLYPASLTEQAAKIPHSVKRITVSHEINWANAIMGKAEPSSDLAYASRLTETMLLGIVALRTGQGVKIAYDAANMRVTNRDDANQYLQREYRAGWTL; encoded by the coding sequence ATGGACAACAACGACGTCAGTCGGCGCTCGTTCCTCGGCACCGTCGGCACGGTGGCGAGCGGCGCGTTCGCCTTCACCATCGTGCCACGCCACGTGCTCGGCGGCCCGGGCTACGTCGCGCCGAGCGACCGTGTGAACGTGGCGATCGTCGGCGCCGGCGGGCAGGGGATGTCGAATGCCCGCGCGCTCGTCGCCGGCGGCCAGAACGTCGCGGTGCTCGTCGACGTCGACTACGGCTTCGTGGACCGGCAGGTCGCGAATTCCACGCGCCCCCGCCCCAACGCGCCTAACGCGCCGAACCCGCAGCAGGCGAACGTCGGCGCGCAGCTCGCCGACCAGTACGCGAAGGCCACGCGCTACGCCGACTTCCGCGTGATGCTCGAGAAGGAGAAGGGGATCGACGGCGTCGTCATCGCCACGCCGGACCACGGGCACGCGGTGCAGGCGATCGCCGCGATGCAGGCGGGCAAGGCGGTGTACGTGCAGAAGCCGCTCACCTGGTCGGTGGCCGAGGCGCGCGCGCTCGCCGCGACGGCGAAGCGCACCGGCGTCGTGACGCAGATGGGCAACCAGGGGCACTCGTTCGACGGCACGCGGCAGATGGTGGAGTGGATCCGCGCGGGGCTCATCGGGCCGGTGCGCGAGGTCCACATCTGGACGAACCGCCCCATCTGGCCGCAGGGGATCCCGCGCCCGACGACCGAGGCGCTGTACACGCCGCCGCGCGGGCCGGTGACCGCGGGCGGCGACGGCGGCGTGCGTGCGGCGGCGGGCGGCGGGCCTAACGGAACGCCTAACGGGCCGACCGCGCCGGGCGGCGCGCCGGCGATCGACTGGACCGCGCGCGACATGCAGCGCACGTTCGCCACGCTCATGGCGTCCGGGCTCACCGCGCCGCCGCCGGGGCTGAACTGGGATCTGTTCATCGGCCCGTCGCCGATGGTGCCGTACCATCCCATCTACCACCCGTTCAACTGGCGCGGCTGGACCGACTGGGGCATGGGCGCGCTCGGCGACATGGGAGCGCACCTCGTCGACCAGCCGTTCTGGGCGCTCGACCTCGACCTGCCGACGAGCATCGAGGCCACGTCGTCGCCGTTCGGGCTCGACGTCGACGCGAGCCCGGCGACGTACCCGCAGGCGATGACCGTGCACTACGAGTTCGCGGCGCGCGGCAAGATGCCGCCGGTGAAGATGAGCTGGTACGACGGCGGGCTGATGCCGCCGCGCCCCGAGCATCTGCCCGACGACGTCGTGCTCGATCGCAGCGGTGGCGGCTACTTCGTCGGCACGAAGGGGATCATCCTCTACGCGACGTACGGCAACAATCCGCGGCTCTACCCGGCGAGCCTCACGGAGCAGGCCGCGAAGATCCCCCATTCGGTGAAGCGCATCACCGTGTCGCACGAGATCAACTGGGCGAACGCGATCATGGGCAAGGCGGAGCCGAGCAGCGACCTCGCGTACGCGTCGCGGCTCACCGAGACCATGCTGCTCGGCATCGTCGCGCTGCGCACGGGGCAGGGGGTGAAGATCGCGTACGACGCGGCGAACATGCGCGTCACCAACCGCGACGACGCGAACCAGTACCTGCAGCGCGAGTACCGCGCGGGGTGGACGCTGTGA
- a CDS encoding alpha/beta hydrolase, with amino-acid sequence MGGGQALQIGLTHLDTFAWIGAFSGAGVGRTPPAQAYGGALANATTFNDRARLLYFGAGTEETQFHQGAVAFHAALDSLGVRSVFVASPGTAHEWQTWRRALHDFAPRLFRAP; translated from the coding sequence ATGGGCGGCGGGCAGGCGCTGCAGATCGGGCTCACGCACCTCGACACGTTCGCCTGGATCGGCGCGTTCAGCGGCGCCGGCGTCGGGCGGACGCCGCCCGCGCAGGCATACGGCGGCGCGCTCGCGAACGCGACGACGTTCAACGACCGCGCGCGCCTGCTCTACTTCGGCGCCGGCACCGAGGAGACGCAGTTCCACCAGGGCGCGGTCGCCTTCCACGCGGCGCTCGACAGCCTCGGCGTGCGCTCGGTGTTCGTCGCGTCGCCGGGCACGGCGCACGAGTGGCAGACGTGGCGCCGCGCGCTGCACGACTTCGCGCCGCGCCTGTTCCGCGCGCCGTAG
- a CDS encoding 3-keto-disaccharide hydrolase, which produces MTFRPRSARLRVVVPAIAALLLSSAADAQQPAYPSAWRQHELNRPHAKPVTPASTPGAPPSDATVLFDGRDLSAFVGGRGDSTVAPRWKVENGYVEVVPRTGSIRTKEAFGDVQLHAEWAEPDPPQLTGQNRGNSGMILMGQYEVQVLDSYGRTDTYADGTVGAIYGQYPPLANASRPPGQWQTYDIYFRRPRFRADGTLQEPARVTVVQNGVLVQNNEIITGPTSPIPPSGYVQHADELPLTIQDHGQAIRFRNIWVRRIEPRPEPPAGYVPNAVALSAALLNGTAGEFYRERAANAPAPANAANRPASPTYTIIVKGSEIWVSTGGFGGSTPAVRAIPTAPDRLWLTVRTGELVLTRDAQGRVTSVREADSNAPAAVRRE; this is translated from the coding sequence ATGACGTTTCGCCCACGCTCCGCCCGTCTGCGCGTCGTCGTCCCTGCGATCGCCGCATTGCTCCTGTCGAGTGCGGCCGACGCGCAGCAGCCGGCCTATCCGTCCGCCTGGCGGCAGCACGAGCTGAATCGACCACACGCGAAGCCCGTGACGCCGGCGAGCACGCCGGGCGCGCCGCCGTCCGACGCGACGGTGCTGTTCGACGGCCGCGATCTCTCCGCGTTCGTCGGCGGCCGCGGCGACTCGACGGTTGCGCCGCGCTGGAAGGTGGAGAACGGCTACGTGGAGGTCGTGCCGCGCACGGGCTCCATCCGCACGAAGGAAGCGTTCGGCGACGTGCAGCTGCACGCCGAGTGGGCGGAGCCCGACCCGCCGCAGCTCACGGGGCAGAACCGCGGCAACAGCGGGATGATCCTCATGGGTCAGTACGAGGTCCAGGTGCTCGACTCGTACGGTCGCACCGACACGTATGCCGACGGCACGGTGGGCGCGATCTACGGGCAGTATCCGCCGCTGGCGAACGCGAGCCGTCCACCCGGGCAGTGGCAGACGTACGACATCTACTTCCGGCGTCCGCGATTCCGGGCCGACGGCACGCTGCAGGAGCCGGCGCGCGTGACCGTGGTGCAGAACGGTGTGCTGGTACAGAACAACGAGATCATCACCGGGCCCACGTCGCCGATCCCGCCGTCGGGCTACGTGCAGCACGCCGACGAGCTGCCGCTCACCATCCAGGACCACGGGCAGGCGATCCGCTTCCGCAACATCTGGGTGCGGCGCATCGAGCCGCGGCCGGAGCCGCCGGCGGGCTACGTGCCTAACGCCGTCGCGCTCTCGGCCGCGCTGCTGAACGGCACGGCGGGCGAGTTCTATCGCGAGCGCGCGGCGAACGCGCCCGCGCCGGCGAACGCCGCGAACCGGCCCGCGTCGCCCACCTACACCATTATCGTGAAGGGGAGCGAGATCTGGGTGTCGACCGGCGGCTTCGGCGGCAGCACGCCTGCCGTGCGCGCCATCCCCACCGCGCCCGACCGGTTGTGGCTCACCGTGCGCACCGGGGAGCTCGTGCTGACGCGCGACGCGCAAGGCCGGGTGACGTCGGTCCGCGAGGCAGACTCGAACGCGCCAGCCGCTGTGCGGCGCGAGTGA
- a CDS encoding M24 family metallopeptidase has translation MLRFRLLLTALLAVAGRAAAQPVVDGVFPPEEFAARRAAVFQRIGDAVAVLAGTTDRPGEQPLRQGNQFYYLSGVVEPQALLLLDGRTRRTTLFLRPRDDRRIARMLGPMLYPGDSAARATGIDSVLDRAAFADAIARVASDGRTIYTPFRPEVLGSASTYDVVHLARVTHDDPWDGRPSREEAFRAKLQAAAPRSELRDLDPMLDTLRGTKSPREIAVIREATRITGLAIVEAMRDARPGMTEYELQADAEFVFKKHGAYGAAYFALVATGPNTFYSHYHRNTARLADGDLVQFDYAPDYDYYVSDVTRVFPASGRFTPRQREFYGAYLALYRALLSSIRPHVTAADVAAAAVPKMDSILARFPFTDARIRDAARRFVDGFRRPIPSLGHTIGMEVHDVAYPTRTLEPGQIFTIEPAMQIPEEHLGLRLEDMLLVTERGVENLSADVPVEIADIERVMAEPGLSDRAAPARPRPRAPRR, from the coding sequence ATGCTCCGGTTCCGTCTGCTCCTCACCGCGCTCCTGGCGGTCGCCGGCCGCGCCGCCGCCCAGCCGGTCGTCGACGGCGTCTTCCCTCCGGAGGAGTTCGCGGCCCGGCGCGCCGCGGTCTTCCAGCGCATCGGCGACGCCGTCGCGGTGCTCGCCGGCACCACCGACCGGCCCGGCGAGCAGCCACTGCGGCAGGGGAACCAGTTCTACTACCTCTCCGGCGTCGTCGAGCCGCAGGCGCTGCTGCTGCTCGACGGCCGCACGCGGCGCACCACGCTGTTCCTCCGCCCGCGCGACGACCGGCGCATCGCCCGCATGCTCGGGCCCATGCTCTACCCCGGCGACTCCGCCGCCCGCGCCACCGGCATCGACAGCGTGCTCGATCGCGCCGCGTTCGCCGACGCGATCGCTCGCGTCGCGAGCGACGGGCGCACGATCTACACGCCGTTCCGCCCCGAGGTGCTCGGCAGCGCGTCGACGTACGACGTCGTGCATCTCGCCCGCGTCACCCACGACGACCCGTGGGACGGCCGGCCGTCGCGCGAGGAGGCGTTCCGCGCGAAGCTGCAGGCCGCCGCGCCGCGGTCGGAGCTGCGCGACCTCGACCCGATGCTCGACACGCTGCGCGGCACGAAGTCGCCGCGCGAGATCGCCGTCATCCGCGAGGCCACGCGCATCACCGGCCTCGCCATCGTGGAGGCGATGCGCGACGCGCGCCCCGGCATGACGGAGTACGAGCTGCAGGCGGACGCCGAGTTCGTGTTCAAGAAGCACGGCGCGTACGGCGCCGCGTACTTCGCGCTCGTCGCCACCGGGCCGAACACGTTCTACTCGCACTACCATCGCAACACCGCGCGCCTCGCCGACGGTGACCTCGTACAGTTCGACTACGCGCCGGACTACGACTACTACGTGTCGGACGTGACGCGCGTCTTCCCGGCGAGCGGCCGCTTCACGCCGCGCCAGCGCGAGTTCTACGGCGCGTACCTCGCGCTCTACCGCGCGCTGCTCTCGTCGATAAGGCCGCACGTGACGGCGGCCGACGTCGCCGCCGCGGCGGTGCCGAAGATGGACAGCATCCTCGCCCGCTTCCCGTTCACGGACGCGCGCATCCGCGACGCCGCCCGGCGCTTCGTCGACGGCTTCCGCCGACCGATCCCGAGCCTCGGCCACACGATCGGCATGGAGGTGCACGACGTGGCGTATCCCACACGCACGCTCGAGCCGGGACAGATCTTCACCATCGAGCCGGCGATGCAGATCCCCGAGGAGCACCTCGGCCTGCGACTCGAGGACATGCTGCTCGTCACCGAGCGCGGCGTGGAGAACCTGTCGGCCGACGTGCCCGTGGAGATCGCCGACATCGAGCGGGTGATGGCCGAGCCGGGACTGAGCGATCGCGCCGCACCCGCGCGGCCGCGCCCGCGCGCGCCGCGACGCTGA
- the rsgA gene encoding ribosome small subunit-dependent GTPase A — MTSGAGVVLGGTGGVWRVRTDDGRTVSASLRGRLKKSDEGRRADGSLRRDTVGAADRTLKLAVGDRVRLEPDARESGAWAIAEIEPRRSKLARRSPGGGWGERVVAANVDQVVVVFAAARPEPHPRMLDRFLVVAEANGLAGRIVVNKVELLGDGDPVAGEAVARERFADYERAGYPLHATSVPLRHGLDALEEALAGRTSALSGPSGVGKSSLMNAIYPGLDLRVGEISESVNKGRHTTVGALLHPIPAVHGRPEGFVVDTPGLREIGLWGLPVESLDTCFPEFRAYLERCRFADCAHLAEPECAVRAAVQAGEVSAARYDSYVKLREELLALPDV, encoded by the coding sequence GAGCGCGTCGCTGCGCGGGCGGCTGAAGAAGAGCGACGAGGGGCGTCGCGCCGACGGCTCGCTCCGCCGCGACACCGTGGGCGCGGCGGACCGCACGCTGAAGCTCGCCGTCGGCGACCGCGTGCGACTGGAGCCCGACGCCCGCGAGAGCGGCGCCTGGGCCATCGCCGAGATCGAGCCGCGCCGCTCGAAGCTCGCGCGCCGGAGTCCCGGCGGTGGGTGGGGCGAGCGCGTCGTCGCGGCGAACGTCGATCAGGTCGTCGTCGTGTTCGCCGCCGCGCGCCCGGAGCCGCACCCGCGCATGCTCGACCGCTTCCTCGTCGTCGCCGAGGCGAACGGGCTCGCCGGCCGCATCGTGGTGAACAAGGTGGAACTGTTAGGCGATGGCGACCCCGTGGCCGGCGAGGCCGTCGCGCGCGAGCGGTTCGCCGACTACGAGCGGGCCGGCTATCCGCTGCACGCGACGAGCGTCCCGCTGCGCCACGGGCTCGACGCGCTGGAGGAGGCGCTCGCGGGGCGCACGTCGGCGCTCAGCGGACCGTCGGGGGTCGGCAAGTCGTCGCTCATGAACGCGATCTATCCCGGCCTCGATCTCCGCGTCGGCGAGATCAGCGAGAGCGTGAACAAGGGACGGCACACCACCGTCGGCGCGCTGCTCCACCCGATTCCCGCGGTGCACGGGCGCCCCGAGGGATTCGTCGTCGACACGCCGGGGCTGCGCGAGATCGGGCTGTGGGGGCTGCCCGTCGAGTCGCTCGACACGTGCTTTCCGGAGTTCCGCGCGTATCTCGAGCGGTGCCGCTTCGCCGACTGCGCGCACCTCGCGGAGCCCGAATGCGCGGTGCGCGCGGCGGTGCAGGCGGGGGAGGTGAGCGCCGCGCGCTACGACAGCTACGTGAAGCTGCGCGAGGAGCTGCTCGCGCTGCCCGACGTCTGA
- a CDS encoding NPCBM/NEW2 domain-containing protein translates to MIAPPRLARFLPLPLLLGAAPVATPAARYADVPLASLDLSKMRVQPAGGRGGQATVAQADRAMDGNTIRIGGRTFEHGVGTRATSVLFVRLDGGAQRFTAMVGADDNPLPAPPAGAPQPTTTPPPVPIVFRVLGDGRVLHVSRAVARGDAPEPVSVDVRGIRTLVLQVKPVDGTRPVAADWADATFSVSGAAPVAIDVPVEPREILTPKPGPAPRINGPSLTGVTPGHDVLYRIPVSGTRPMTYGARGLPNGLTLDPATGIIRGTIAARGRYPVTLTARNAVGSASKAFTFVAEGQLALTPAMGWNSWNVFGRAVSDSLARAAADAMVAKGLADHGWTYVNLDDGWERSAREQDPLYEGPVRAPDGTMLTNKKFPDMKALGDYIHAKGLKFGIYSGPGPTTCQRLEASWQHELQDFRTFAGWGVDYLKYDWCGYSSVLAPGETNQQLAVLKRPYQVGRTALNQVPRDIVYSLCQYGWGNVWEWGAEPGIEGNSWRTTGDITDTWESMAGIGFRQVGNSKYASPGHWNDPDMLVIGKVGWGPRLRDSRLTPNEQYVHITLWTLLASPLLLGNDLTQMDDFELNLVTNDEVLAVHQDALGKAADRVARDGELEVWARPLADGSLAVGLFNRDEMDMPVTVKWSDLGITGKRVARDLWRQKDLGTFDGQLSRVVPRHGTVFVKLSAR, encoded by the coding sequence ATGATCGCGCCGCCGCGCCTCGCGCGCTTCCTCCCCCTGCCCCTGCTCCTCGGCGCCGCGCCGGTGGCGACGCCCGCCGCGCGCTACGCGGACGTGCCGCTCGCGTCGCTCGACCTGTCCAAGATGCGCGTCCAGCCGGCCGGCGGGCGTGGCGGCCAGGCGACGGTCGCCCAGGCCGATCGGGCGATGGACGGCAACACGATCCGCATCGGCGGCCGCACGTTCGAGCACGGCGTCGGCACGCGCGCGACGAGCGTGCTGTTCGTGCGGCTCGACGGCGGCGCGCAGCGGTTCACGGCGATGGTCGGCGCGGACGACAACCCGCTCCCCGCGCCGCCCGCCGGCGCGCCGCAGCCGACCACCACGCCGCCGCCCGTGCCGATCGTCTTCCGCGTCCTCGGCGACGGCCGGGTGCTGCACGTGAGCCGCGCCGTCGCGCGCGGCGACGCGCCCGAGCCGGTGAGCGTCGACGTGCGCGGCATCCGCACGCTCGTGCTGCAGGTGAAGCCGGTGGACGGCACCCGCCCCGTCGCCGCCGACTGGGCCGACGCGACGTTCTCGGTGAGCGGCGCCGCGCCGGTGGCGATCGACGTGCCCGTGGAGCCGCGCGAGATCCTCACGCCGAAGCCGGGCCCCGCCCCGCGCATCAACGGCCCGTCGCTCACCGGCGTCACGCCGGGGCACGACGTGCTCTATCGCATTCCCGTGTCGGGCACTCGGCCCATGACGTACGGCGCGCGCGGCCTGCCTAACGGCCTCACGCTCGACCCGGCGACCGGCATCATCCGCGGCACGATCGCCGCGCGCGGCCGCTACCCCGTGACGCTCACCGCGCGCAACGCCGTCGGCTCCGCGTCGAAGGCGTTCACGTTCGTGGCCGAGGGGCAGCTCGCGCTCACGCCGGCGATGGGGTGGAACTCGTGGAACGTGTTCGGCCGCGCCGTGAGCGACTCGCTCGCCCGCGCCGCCGCCGACGCGATGGTGGCGAAGGGGCTCGCCGACCACGGGTGGACCTACGTGAACCTCGACGACGGCTGGGAGCGGAGCGCCCGCGAGCAGGATCCGCTGTACGAGGGCCCGGTGCGCGCGCCCGACGGCACGATGCTCACGAACAAGAAGTTCCCGGACATGAAGGCGTTAGGCGACTACATCCACGCCAAGGGCCTCAAGTTCGGCATCTACTCCGGCCCCGGACCCACCACCTGCCAGCGGCTCGAGGCGAGCTGGCAGCACGAGCTCCAGGACTTCCGCACGTTCGCCGGCTGGGGCGTCGACTACCTCAAGTACGACTGGTGCGGCTACTCGAGCGTGCTCGCGCCGGGCGAGACGAACCAGCAGCTCGCGGTGCTGAAGCGCCCGTACCAGGTGGGGCGCACCGCGCTGAACCAGGTGCCGCGCGACATCGTCTACTCGCTCTGCCAGTACGGCTGGGGGAACGTGTGGGAGTGGGGCGCCGAGCCGGGGATCGAGGGGAACTCGTGGCGCACCACCGGCGACATCACCGACACGTGGGAGAGCATGGCGGGCATCGGCTTCCGCCAGGTCGGCAACTCGAAGTACGCGTCGCCGGGGCACTGGAACGACCCCGACATGCTCGTCATCGGCAAGGTGGGCTGGGGGCCGCGGCTGCGCGACTCGCGGCTCACGCCGAACGAGCAGTACGTGCACATCACGCTGTGGACGCTGCTCGCGTCGCCGCTGCTGTTGGGCAACGACCTCACGCAGATGGACGACTTCGAGCTGAACCTCGTGACGAACGACGAGGTGCTCGCCGTGCACCAGGACGCGTTGGGCAAGGCCGCCGACCGCGTCGCGCGCGACGGGGAGCTGGAGGTGTGGGCGCGTCCGCTCGCCGACGGCTCGCTCGCCGTGGGGCTGTTCAACCGCGACGAGATGGACATGCCGGTGACCGTGAAGTGGAGCGACCTCGGGATCACCGGCAAGCGCGTCGCGCGCGACCTGTGGCGGCAGAAGGACCTCGGCACGTTCGACGGCCAGCTCTCGCGCGTCGTGCCGCGGCACGGCACGGTGTTCGTGAAGCTGTCGGCGCGGTGA